In the genome of Rhodothermales bacterium, the window CGTTCGCGTGGTTCGGCGGGTACCGCCGGCTCTCGAAGGACTACGAGCGGCTACCCGCCGTCAGCGAAGCGTTGGTCCAACTCAGTGCGATTCGGTTGATGGTTCGACGCATCGCCTAGCTTCCCCAAACAGTCTCTAAGAGATGTGATAGATAGTGCCGCGCTCTCAGAAGCGGCGGTAGGAGCACTTGTGTACGACGTGGCGGGAGCTATTGAGGCGCTATGGGAAGGCGGCAAGCGGATTGTACATCGAGATCTGAAGCCAGACAACATTATGGTTCGGTCCAACGGTCGGTACTGTGTGATCGATTTAGGTGTGGCGCGGCACATTGATGAACCGACCCTAACAGCAACCGGATCGACGTGGGGAACCGTGGGCTACTTCTCACCAGAGCAGGCGAAGGCGCGCAAAGCGCTGACCTCCAAGTCGGATGTCTTCGCCCTCGGCATCATTGCAGTCGAGGCGGCCCTGGGTCGCCATCCTACCCGCAGGGATCAGGGGCGTGTGTTCTCGAGCGGAATGAATCATCGGTTGCCTGGCTTAGCAAATTCATTCTCCTTCGCCCCATTGATTCAAAAGATGCTTTCGCCTAGCCCCGTCGGTCGACCTTCGCCGCAGAACATCATCAGCGCCCTCGCTAGTTACGCCCCCTAAATCCAATGGCCTTTTATCTAAATGTCGGATACTCGTTCAAAAGGCCTCCGGTCAGCGGGGTTGACCGGAGCGTTGTCATTGCTTCGGCGATGCCTATGCACGTGCTCGAGAGGCGAGACATCAATGATCGATACCCCCACCTAGATCGTCGACTGTTTGATCCACAACTCTATCTCGCAGGCTTAAGCGCCTCTGCCTCGGGAGGTGCCTGCACCAACCTGGCCTCTTACCCTTGGTTCGGAGCACAAGGGCTAGATGATTTCGACAGTGCTCTCCATAAACAGAGCAGGTGGAAAAAGGACGCTGAGAAAGAGATCGTCAAACACTGGCCCGCCGCTCCCCCTAGCGATCCAAATGAGATAGAAGTCGCCGCGCAGGAGACCGTCGAGTTCCAAGTTCGACTTGGCTGCGAAGCAATC includes:
- a CDS encoding IS5/IS1182 family transposase; this translates as FAWFGGYRRLSKDYERLPAVSEALVQLSAIRLMVRRIA